From the genome of Candidatus Omnitrophota bacterium:
AAGGCGCCAATGTGGAAGTGGTGCCGAATGGAGTGGATGTGGATTATTTTAGGGACAGTCCCCTCCGGGGACAGTCCCTTGAGGATGCGGTGGTATTCACCGGAGCAATGGATTGGCTGCCCAATAGCGACGCGGCGGAATATTTCATAAAAGATATACTTCCGATAATATGGAAAAAAAATCCTTCAGTAAAATTCTATATAGTCGGTAAAAAACCGCCTCAGAGACTGAAGAATTTACAAGAGGCCAATGGCCGCATCATAATAACAGACAGTGTGCCGGACGTAAGGCCGTATGTATTCAAATCAAAAGTATTCATCGTTCCCCTGCGCATAGGCGGCGGCACGCGGCTTAAGATACTTGAGGCGTTGTCTATGGAAAAAGCGGTTGTGTCCACATCAATAGGAGCCGAGGGATTGAATGTAAGTGATGGCAAGGACATCTTGATCGCTGATACTCCTGAGGCATTTGCAGATAGAGTGCTAGAACTTTTAGGGAATGACGTTTTACGTAAAAATCTGGGTAGTAACGGCAGAAACTTAGCTTTAGGGACATATGATTGGAAAATTATAAGCGAAAGACTTTCTAAATTGTACCGCGGAAGTTTTTCATACGCGGAAAAGGTATAGATGGGAACTCTGATAGCAAAAATTGTATTTTGGTTTTTAATGGCGCTGACGGTGTTTATCTATTTTCTATACCCCCTGGTTTTGGCATTTATAGCAAAGATAATGGGTAGGGAACCTGTAAAAGCCGATATAACGCCTTTTGTAAGCCTTATCGTGCCTATGCATAATGAGGAGAAGGTAGCGAAAGAAAAGGTGGAGAATATCCTGGCGTTGGATTACCCCAAAGATAAGCTTGAGGTTATTTTCGCCCTTGACGGCTGCACCGACAGGACAAAAGAGATTATATCATGGTATAATAACACGGCTGTAAAGATACTGGAAACTAACGAAAGAGGTGGGAAGGTTGCTGTTTTAAACCATGCCGTTCCATCAGCAAAAGGAGAAATCATCGTATTTTCAGATGCCAATTCTATGCACGAGCAGGATACCTTGCGTAAAATAGTAAGAAATTTTGCCGATGAAAAAGTAGGGTGTGTTTCGGGTATTTTGAAGTATAAAGAGGCAGACGCAACCTCGGTTGGCAAAGGGGAAAATCTATATTGGAAGTACGAGCACTTCATGAAAGTCAACGAAAGCAGATTGGGCAAACTGCTTGTGACGAACGGCTCAATTCAGGCAGTGCGTAAAGCGTTGTATCCGTATCCGAGTCCTGATGTAGCCGATGATTTCAGCATACCGCTTATTATACAATCTAAGAGATATAAGGTGCTGTACGAGCCCGAAGCCATAGTTTATGAAAGAGCGACCCAGAGCCTAAAGGAAGAGTTTGATCAAAAGGTAAGGATAATATCGCAGGGGATGAAGGGGGTAGTTTTGCTCTGGAGGGATCTTTTGCGACTATCACCAATGGGGATCTTTGAGCTTTTATTCCATAAAGTAATAAGATGGTACGTGCCATTTTGTATGATATTGGTTTTTCTTTTGAATATACTGCTCTTGGGTGAACCTATATACCGCTTTTTATTTATATTGCAAATAGCTTTCTATATTTGCGCTTTTATGGGATTTTTGTTCCGCCACAAAACTAAGACGAAGATTTTCTACATACCTTTCTATTTTTGTCTTATTAATTTTGCATCTTTAGTTGCGGTTTATAAGTTTTTCAAAGGAGAACAGACAAGGACGTGGGATAAGGCCCATAGCACACGAATAGAGATTGCTTCGCCCCTTCGGGGCTCGCAATGACGAAGTTGTGAAAAGTCAAAAATAATTGAAAGAAAATGCCCTTCTCAAACGTATATATAAGTGAGAGGAGGGTTAAATATGTCTAAAGGGTTAGTTTCGCAAGGGTTCATTGAAAAGAAGATTTACATAATCAGGGGGCACAAAGTAATGCTGGATAGGGATCTGGCAGAGTTGTATGGGGTAAAAACCAAAGTATTGAATCAAGCGGTAAAGAGAAACAAAAAGCGCTTTCCTAAAGACTTTAT
Proteins encoded in this window:
- a CDS encoding glycosyltransferase family 2 protein; this translates as MGTLIAKIVFWFLMALTVFIYFLYPLVLAFIAKIMGREPVKADITPFVSLIVPMHNEEKVAKEKVENILALDYPKDKLEVIFALDGCTDRTKEIISWYNNTAVKILETNERGGKVAVLNHAVPSAKGEIIVFSDANSMHEQDTLRKIVRNFADEKVGCVSGILKYKEADATSVGKGENLYWKYEHFMKVNESRLGKLLVTNGSIQAVRKALYPYPSPDVADDFSIPLIIQSKRYKVLYEPEAIVYERATQSLKEEFDQKVRIISQGMKGVVLLWRDLLRLSPMGIFELLFHKVIRWYVPFCMILVFLLNILLLGEPIYRFLFILQIAFYICAFMGFLFRHKTKTKIFYIPFYFCLINFASLVAVYKFFKGEQTRTWDKAHSTRIEIASPLRGSQ
- a CDS encoding glycosyltransferase family 4 protein, with the translated sequence MNILFVSPRIPYPMDSGAKIRTFSLLKGLQATHKVILLSFVYDKKDEEGAEAIERMGIKVIQVKGEGKITGKTIMRAVFNGIPLTIAKYYSDSMRRAINSLIKEENIEVVHFDHIHMGQYVDMCRVKYSVIDEHNVESIILKRLSENEESPFKKMIYKNECRKLAKLEKDKCRKASLVTVVSEEDKKALQNLCGEGANVEVVPNGVDVDYFRDSPLRGQSLEDAVVFTGAMDWLPNSDAAEYFIKDILPIIWKKNPSVKFYIVGKKPPQRLKNLQEANGRIIITDSVPDVRPYVFKSKVFIVPLRIGGGTRLKILEALSMEKAVVSTSIGAEGLNVSDGKDILIADTPEAFADRVLELLGNDVLRKNLGSNGRNLALGTYDWKIISERLSKLYRGSFSYAEKV